From the genome of Colwellia psychrerythraea 34H, one region includes:
- a CDS encoding tetratricopeptide repeat-containing diguanylate cyclase translates to MNKNILTFFIIISFFTTANASADFDAKLSLADSIRSSKPQEFSVIIKGLNQEKSKLSTAQYQHLKYLNTYSLMFQGKLDEAIYLAKEIIISDANETLKFRAKISLMNIFANRQNWTEGLTNLSSLLKDLPSVKNEDFHQLALVAASMFYNQLGQYQLALSYAKKIEARAGQNRNQCLAKGFIVEALSKSHQLSTNDPIIEQAIEVCRKNNEILMVSFINSHIVRTYIYNEQFIKAIELLNATLQSTVNINFSRITAEYYSLLANAYWQTNELAKAQYFALKTLESKNQLSSRKAKILANHLLYKIYKHQNNLELALSYFEVYSELGKEHLKGEKAKHFAFQLAEHQNIEQESKIKLLNEKNSLLLSDQALSKAKVVNIQLMISILMVTLALLVLWGARLLKAHKRVRELAEYDPLTGIYNRGHFTHVTNSALKYCKNAQQDLSVIMFDLDHFKKVNDSFGHACGDWALKETIKVCQRIGRKNDIFARLGGEEFCLVLTCCTIDVAMLRAEACRAAIEEIITEESGNDFSITASFGVTDIKRSGFTLDKLLADADMAAYASKNAGRNRVTLFEVPYTAKANKLDDSWNYN, encoded by the coding sequence GTGAATAAGAACATTTTAACGTTTTTCATCATTATCAGCTTTTTTACAACGGCTAATGCAAGTGCTGATTTTGATGCAAAGTTGTCTCTAGCAGATAGTATTAGAAGTAGTAAGCCGCAAGAATTTTCTGTCATAATTAAAGGACTAAACCAAGAAAAAAGCAAGTTATCAACCGCCCAATATCAACACCTTAAGTACCTCAATACCTATTCATTAATGTTTCAAGGAAAGCTTGATGAAGCTATCTATTTAGCCAAAGAAATTATCATTTCAGATGCTAATGAAACGTTAAAGTTCAGAGCCAAAATCAGTCTAATGAATATATTTGCTAATAGGCAGAATTGGACGGAAGGGTTAACCAATTTATCAAGCCTCCTAAAAGACCTACCCTCAGTAAAAAATGAAGACTTTCATCAATTGGCCCTAGTGGCGGCTAGCATGTTTTATAATCAACTTGGGCAATATCAACTAGCTCTTTCTTATGCAAAGAAGATAGAGGCTAGAGCGGGCCAAAATAGAAATCAATGTCTTGCAAAAGGCTTTATCGTTGAAGCTTTATCAAAGTCACATCAATTATCGACTAACGACCCCATCATTGAACAAGCTATTGAAGTTTGTCGTAAAAATAATGAAATTCTTATGGTGAGTTTTATTAATTCTCATATTGTTAGAACATATATTTACAACGAGCAATTTATAAAAGCGATCGAATTGTTAAATGCAACTCTACAGTCAACCGTTAATATCAATTTCTCTAGGATAACAGCTGAATATTACTCTTTATTAGCAAATGCATATTGGCAAACCAACGAATTAGCTAAAGCACAATACTTTGCCCTAAAAACACTAGAAAGTAAAAATCAATTAAGCTCCCGAAAAGCAAAAATATTAGCTAACCACCTGCTTTATAAAATATATAAACATCAAAATAATTTAGAGCTCGCACTAAGTTATTTTGAAGTTTATAGCGAATTAGGTAAAGAGCACCTAAAGGGCGAAAAAGCCAAGCACTTCGCATTCCAACTGGCAGAGCACCAGAATATTGAACAAGAAAGCAAGATTAAATTACTCAATGAAAAAAATTCTTTATTACTCAGTGACCAAGCATTAAGTAAGGCCAAAGTTGTCAATATTCAGTTAATGATTTCTATCTTAATGGTGACGCTCGCTTTATTAGTATTATGGGGAGCTCGTTTGTTAAAAGCACATAAACGTGTAAGAGAATTGGCCGAATATGATCCGTTAACCGGAATTTATAATCGAGGTCATTTTACCCATGTGACCAATAGCGCCTTAAAATATTGTAAAAATGCTCAACAAGACTTGTCTGTGATTATGTTCGATTTAGATCACTTCAAAAAAGTTAACGACTCTTTTGGTCATGCCTGCGGTGACTGGGCATTAAAAGAGACCATAAAAGTTTGTCAACGTATTGGCCGTAAAAATGATATTTTTGCCCGCTTAGGTGGTGAAGAATTTTGTTTGGTATTAACATGTTGTACTATTGATGTGGCAATGCTGCGCGCCGAAGCTTGTCGTGCGGCAATTGAAGAAATAATTACCGAAGAATCTGGGAATGATTTTTCAATCACTGCTAGCTTTGGCGTAACTGATATCAAACGTTCTGGATTTACTTTAGACAAGCTATTAGCGGATGCGGATATGGCCGCTTACGCATCAAAAAATGCAGGCCGTAACAGAGTCACTCTGTTCGAAGTACCTTACACAGCTAAAGCAAATAAATTAGATGACTCATGGAACTATAACTAA
- a CDS encoding GNAT family N-acetyltransferase, whose amino-acid sequence MYSFTTERLMIRPLRAEDEVFYCQLYADSKVMENIGKTITKKQARQWFKRALKALSSPKKSVVTLAIVKKSTNNIIGIQALSWQNTTQILKPCSQKLVQAEIGIMLTTKAQGQGFGKEAIKALMAYGFVYHSLDRINAFYAKKNLASERLFNSLHFIYDLSAQNCNSQNSYQYFNSPQLRKNIISK is encoded by the coding sequence ATGTATAGTTTTACCACTGAACGATTAATGATAAGACCGTTAAGAGCAGAAGATGAAGTATTTTACTGCCAGCTATATGCTGACTCAAAAGTAATGGAAAACATTGGTAAAACCATAACAAAAAAGCAGGCCCGTCAATGGTTCAAGCGGGCATTAAAAGCATTGTCCAGCCCTAAAAAATCAGTTGTTACCCTAGCAATAGTTAAGAAATCTACAAATAATATAATTGGTATTCAAGCATTATCTTGGCAAAATACTACTCAAATACTAAAACCCTGTAGTCAAAAGCTTGTACAAGCAGAAATTGGTATTATGTTAACGACCAAAGCACAAGGTCAAGGTTTCGGCAAAGAAGCGATAAAGGCTTTAATGGCATATGGCTTTGTCTACCATTCCCTTGATAGGATCAATGCTTTTTATGCTAAGAAAAACTTAGCTTCAGAAAGACTTTTCAATAGTCTACATTTTATTTATGACCTTAGTGCACAAAACTGCAACTCTCAGAATAGCTACCAATACTTTAATAGCCCTCAATTACGTAAAAATATAATATCTAAGTAA
- a CDS encoding pepsin-like aspartic protease, which yields MTTLLRIPITNVFGQGDYSVTLHLGSEKSPVNLLLDTGSSTLVVKSTTYQANLDKKLTPSTAVQEVNYGVGGWNGPVIFTSINIHEHCHKSDHPQSIAKSPSMNLSNAPVALVHSDKQSKTFGDADGILGLAYHHLNKSFDFSDYFTEHKITPALSYPWPFSHEVSEDLVSFKKLMWKYPEHDVTPYFTLLEEQQLSANKFAFYSKRSAIHVNKSHSNKINKIPSDELAKDPLNKGLLILGGGEEQTDLYQGEFQSIKVEHDVYYNVDLKSVQVGTSQPVIAEPLNQKHLKSYFTNAIIDTGAGGIVLTAEIYQQVINDLIAYNANFAQCLAPFKEMSAQLVGIDINELKLEQWPTVYFNFVSEPATANTEEKIVQLACTPETYWQINTPNYDKACFRLLSQLPQWPNQSIIGLPLLNNYYVVFDRSKDKTGVVKFAQQKE from the coding sequence ATGACAACACTTTTAAGAATTCCCATTACTAATGTATTTGGACAAGGTGATTACAGCGTAACTTTGCACCTTGGTAGTGAAAAATCCCCCGTTAACCTGCTGCTCGATACGGGTAGTAGTACGCTTGTAGTAAAAAGTACGACTTACCAAGCTAACCTGGATAAAAAATTAACACCGAGTACCGCAGTTCAAGAAGTTAATTACGGTGTTGGCGGTTGGAATGGCCCGGTTATATTCACCAGTATTAATATTCATGAGCATTGTCATAAATCTGATCATCCGCAAAGCATTGCGAAAAGCCCAAGCATGAATTTAAGTAATGCGCCCGTTGCACTGGTGCATTCTGACAAACAAAGTAAAACATTCGGCGATGCCGATGGGATTTTAGGTTTGGCTTACCATCACCTAAATAAAAGTTTTGATTTTAGCGATTATTTTACTGAACATAAGATTACCCCTGCGCTGAGTTACCCGTGGCCTTTTAGTCATGAAGTAAGTGAAGACTTGGTTAGTTTTAAAAAACTGATGTGGAAATACCCAGAACATGATGTAACGCCCTACTTCACCTTATTGGAAGAACAGCAGCTGAGTGCTAATAAATTTGCTTTCTACAGTAAACGTTCTGCAATACATGTTAATAAGAGCCACTCAAATAAGATTAACAAAATACCCTCAGACGAGTTAGCCAAAGATCCCTTGAACAAAGGTTTATTAATATTAGGGGGAGGTGAAGAACAAACCGACTTATACCAAGGTGAATTTCAAAGTATCAAGGTTGAGCATGATGTTTATTACAATGTGGACCTTAAATCCGTTCAGGTTGGAACAAGCCAGCCAGTAATAGCTGAGCCGCTTAACCAGAAACATCTAAAAAGTTATTTCACTAATGCCATTATTGATACCGGTGCCGGTGGTATCGTACTTACGGCTGAAATATACCAACAAGTGATTAATGACCTTATTGCTTATAACGCTAACTTTGCCCAATGTTTAGCGCCTTTTAAAGAAATGAGCGCACAACTTGTCGGTATAGATATAAATGAGCTGAAACTAGAGCAATGGCCAACAGTATATTTCAATTTTGTCAGCGAGCCAGCAACCGCTAATACCGAAGAAAAAATTGTACAACTTGCTTGTACGCCAGAAACTTATTGGCAAATTAATACGCCTAATTATGACAAAGCGTGTTTTCGTTTACTAAGCCAATTACCGCAATGGCCAAATCAAAGCATTATTGGCTTACCACTGTTAAATAACTATTACGTGGTGTTTGACCGATCTAAAGATAAAACCGGCGTAGTGAAGTTTGCACAACAAAAAGAGTAA
- the dusB gene encoding tRNA dihydrouridine synthase DusB has translation MKIGTYQLNSQVMLAPMAGITDQPFRQLCCQLGAGLAVSEMLSSNPKVWNTEKSKLRMLHGDAAGIRSVQIAGSCPDELAFAAKVNADNGAQIIDINMGCPAKKVNKKLAGSALLREPAQVERIVQSVVNAVDIPVTLKIRTGWCEDTRNGIEIAKIAENSGIASLAVHGRTRNDFYKGNAEYDTIKAIKLAISIPVVANGDITSPEKALQVLDHTGADAIMVGRGAQGRPWIFREINYFLATGNKMSAPELSEVRSIVLAHVMELHQFYGDFKGVMIARKHVSWYVQNLVETLDGFSTAFTIDQGKAFRAIFNSLTSTDEQLVTLDKFFDDFTTGSY, from the coding sequence ATGAAAATAGGTACTTATCAACTTAATTCGCAGGTAATGCTTGCCCCTATGGCAGGGATCACCGATCAACCTTTTAGACAATTATGTTGTCAATTGGGCGCGGGTTTAGCAGTGTCCGAAATGCTTTCGTCAAATCCGAAAGTATGGAACACCGAAAAGTCTAAATTGAGAATGCTGCATGGTGATGCTGCGGGTATCCGCAGTGTACAAATTGCCGGAAGTTGTCCTGATGAGTTAGCGTTTGCTGCCAAAGTAAATGCTGATAACGGCGCACAGATTATTGATATCAATATGGGCTGCCCGGCAAAAAAGGTAAATAAGAAATTAGCGGGTTCTGCTTTGTTAAGAGAACCAGCACAGGTTGAGCGTATTGTTCAGTCAGTGGTGAACGCGGTAGATATACCGGTCACGCTAAAAATTCGCACAGGATGGTGTGAAGATACCCGTAATGGTATTGAAATAGCAAAAATTGCTGAAAACAGTGGTATAGCATCACTCGCAGTGCATGGCCGTACACGTAATGACTTTTATAAAGGCAATGCGGAATACGACACTATTAAAGCAATTAAATTGGCTATTTCAATTCCGGTAGTGGCAAATGGTGATATTACGTCACCTGAAAAAGCACTACAGGTTTTAGACCATACGGGCGCGGATGCCATAATGGTTGGTCGTGGTGCACAGGGTCGTCCGTGGATTTTTCGAGAAATTAATTATTTCTTGGCCACGGGTAATAAGATGTCTGCACCCGAATTGAGCGAAGTTCGTTCAATTGTATTGGCACACGTTATGGAGTTACATCAGTTTTACGGCGATTTCAAAGGTGTGATGATCGCCAGAAAACATGTTTCTTGGTATGTACAAAACCTAGTTGAGACCCTAGACGGTTTTAGCACAGCGTTTACTATTGACCAAGGCAAAGCGTTTAGGGCTATTTTTAATAGTTTAACGTCTACCGATGAACAATTGGTGACGTTAGACAAATTTTTTGATGACTTTACTACTGGCTCTTATTAG
- the fis gene encoding DNA-binding transcriptional regulator Fis: MFEQNVSSPFITGDIQTQTKTSPLRSQAKIAISNYLSQLNGNDVDDMYDLVLSEIEAPMLEEVMMYTRGNQTRAANLLGINRGTLRKKLKKYGMN, encoded by the coding sequence ATGTTCGAACAAAATGTTTCTTCTCCATTTATCACTGGCGATATTCAAACACAAACAAAAACTTCTCCATTACGTAGCCAAGCTAAAATCGCAATCAGCAACTACTTATCACAATTGAATGGTAACGATGTTGATGATATGTATGACCTTGTATTGAGCGAAATTGAAGCGCCAATGTTAGAAGAAGTTATGATGTACACTCGCGGTAACCAAACACGCGCTGCCAACTTACTAGGCATCAACCGCGGTACGTTACGCAAGAAACTTAAAAAATACGGTATGAACTAA
- the purH gene encoding bifunctional phosphoribosylaminoimidazolecarboxamide formyltransferase/IMP cyclohydrolase, with amino-acid sequence MDTPRPIKRALLSVSDKAGIVEFAQRLSEKGVDLLSTGGTAKLLAENGIKVTEVSDYTGHPEIMDGRVKTLHPKVHGGILARRGIDEVVMDENGISAIDMVVVNLYPFANAVSDENCSLENAIENIDIGGPTMVRAAAKNHKDVTIVVNASDYERVLTELDNNNDSLTYKTRFDLAIAAYEHTASYDGMIANYFGKMLPAYGETESKASLENKVKFPRTFNSQFIKTQDLRYGENSHQDAAFYKEENPEEASVSTATQLQGKALSYNNIADTDAALECVKEFDEPACVIVKHANPCGVAIGDDILAAYEGAYKTDPTSAFGGIIAFNRELDADTAEAIVSRQFVEVIIAPSVSDAAAQIVAAKPNLRLLECGQWDNKTTGFDFKRVNGGLLVQDTDQGRVTSDDLTVVTKRQPTDEEMRDLQFCWKVAKFVKSNAIVYVKNSSTIGVGAGQMSRVYSAKVAGIKAADENLEVKGSVMASDAFFPFRDGLDAAAEAGITAVIQPGGSMRDDEVIAAADEHNIAMVFTGMRHFRH; translated from the coding sequence ATGGATACTCCACGTCCAATTAAACGTGCACTGTTAAGTGTTTCTGATAAAGCAGGTATTGTTGAGTTTGCTCAACGTCTAAGTGAGAAAGGTGTTGATCTTCTTTCTACTGGCGGTACAGCAAAATTATTAGCCGAAAACGGCATCAAAGTAACTGAAGTTTCAGATTACACTGGTCACCCAGAAATCATGGATGGTCGTGTTAAAACGTTACACCCTAAAGTACATGGCGGCATTTTAGCGCGTCGTGGTATTGATGAAGTCGTAATGGACGAAAACGGTATCAGCGCAATTGATATGGTAGTGGTTAACTTGTACCCGTTTGCTAATGCAGTTAGTGATGAAAACTGTTCATTAGAAAATGCCATCGAAAACATTGATATCGGTGGACCAACAATGGTTCGCGCAGCAGCTAAAAATCATAAAGACGTGACTATTGTTGTAAATGCTAGCGATTATGAGCGAGTATTAACTGAATTAGATAACAACAATGATTCTTTAACGTATAAAACACGTTTTGATTTAGCGATTGCAGCTTACGAGCATACAGCTAGCTACGACGGAATGATTGCTAACTACTTTGGTAAAATGTTACCAGCGTACGGCGAAACTGAATCTAAAGCTTCTTTAGAAAACAAAGTTAAGTTCCCACGCACTTTTAATAGCCAGTTTATTAAAACTCAAGATTTACGTTACGGTGAAAACTCTCATCAAGATGCTGCTTTTTACAAAGAAGAAAATCCTGAAGAAGCGTCAGTTTCTACTGCGACCCAATTACAAGGCAAAGCCTTATCTTATAACAACATTGCTGATACTGATGCGGCATTAGAATGTGTTAAAGAATTTGACGAACCGGCTTGTGTTATCGTTAAACATGCTAACCCATGTGGTGTTGCTATTGGTGATGATATTTTAGCGGCTTATGAAGGCGCTTATAAAACTGATCCTACTTCTGCTTTTGGTGGCATTATCGCGTTTAACCGTGAGTTAGACGCAGATACGGCTGAAGCAATTGTTTCTCGTCAATTTGTTGAAGTTATTATTGCACCAAGCGTTTCAGATGCTGCTGCACAAATTGTTGCTGCTAAACCTAACCTACGTTTATTAGAATGTGGCCAGTGGGATAATAAAACCACAGGTTTTGATTTTAAACGCGTTAACGGTGGTTTATTAGTACAAGACACAGATCAAGGTCGCGTAACAAGTGATGACTTAACTGTTGTAACTAAACGTCAACCTACTGATGAAGAGATGCGTGATTTACAATTCTGTTGGAAAGTAGCAAAATTTGTTAAATCTAACGCAATTGTTTACGTTAAAAACAGCTCTACTATCGGTGTTGGTGCAGGCCAAATGAGCCGCGTATACTCAGCGAAAGTTGCGGGTATTAAAGCAGCTGATGAAAACTTAGAAGTGAAAGGGTCTGTTATGGCCTCTGATGCATTCTTCCCATTCCGTGATGGTTTAGATGCTGCAGCTGAAGCAGGAATTACTGCTGTAATTCAGCCAGGTGGCTCTATGCGTGATGACGAAGTTATTGCAGCAGCAGACGAACATAACATCGCGATGGTGTTTACAGGTATGCGTCACTTCCGCCATTAA
- a CDS encoding class I SAM-dependent methyltransferase, translating to MTIKSNSLKSIAIAITLSCSALSLSAMAHDTHALENTASVKALENAVSGDHRTAKNKARDQYRHPIETLDFFGFTPNMTVVEITPGGGWYTEILAPALKGTGKLYGAHYPDTGEDNYYSNSRKKLVKKLASDAVFSEVVLTDFTPRQESELAPQGTADLILTFRNLHNWKDAGVEQVFKDAFNALKPGGVLGIVEHRLPVGVSPEKAKGYVSEVHTIKQAKAAGFRFAGSSEVNANTKDLAIHPKGVWTLPPVLRLGETDRAKYLAIGESDRMTLKFVKPAK from the coding sequence ATGACAATTAAATCAAACTCGCTTAAATCAATTGCTATTGCAATAACCCTAAGCTGTAGCGCATTAAGTTTATCTGCTATGGCGCATGACACTCATGCACTCGAAAATACTGCTTCAGTAAAAGCACTTGAAAATGCTGTTTCAGGCGATCACCGTACCGCTAAAAACAAAGCGCGTGATCAATACCGTCATCCTATTGAAACGTTAGACTTTTTTGGTTTTACACCCAATATGACTGTAGTTGAAATTACGCCCGGTGGTGGTTGGTATACTGAAATACTTGCTCCAGCCTTAAAAGGTACCGGTAAGCTATATGGTGCCCATTACCCTGATACGGGTGAAGATAACTATTACAGTAATTCTCGCAAAAAATTAGTGAAGAAACTTGCTTCCGATGCTGTGTTCAGTGAAGTTGTTTTAACAGACTTCACACCACGTCAAGAAAGTGAATTAGCACCACAAGGTACAGCTGACCTAATTTTAACGTTTAGAAATCTTCATAACTGGAAAGATGCTGGCGTAGAGCAAGTGTTCAAAGATGCTTTTAATGCACTTAAGCCCGGTGGCGTTTTAGGTATTGTTGAGCACAGATTACCAGTAGGTGTTAGCCCTGAAAAAGCAAAAGGCTACGTATCTGAAGTACACACTATTAAACAAGCCAAAGCGGCTGGTTTTAGGTTTGCTGGCTCGAGTGAAGTTAATGCTAATACAAAAGATTTAGCTATTCACCCAAAAGGTGTTTGGACTTTACCACCAGTATTGCGCTTAGGTGAAACGGACAGAGCAAAATATTTAGCGATAGGCGAAAGCGATCGCATGACATTAAAATTTGTTAAACCAGCCAAGTAG
- the purD gene encoding phosphoribosylamine--glycine ligase, producing MKILVIGGGGREHALAWKAAQSSQVTKVFVAPGNAGTATEAKLENVAIDVSDNAALVAFAQSEDVALTIVGPEQPLVDGVVDAFQAQGLAIFGPSAKAAQLEGSKSFTKDFLARNKIPSGSYAKFTEVEPALAYVREQGAPIVVKADGLAAGKGVIVALTLTEAEDAITDMLAGNAFGDAGHRVVIEEFLEGEEASFIVMVDGKNVLPMATSQDHKRALNGDLGPNTGGMGAYSPAPVVTPEIHDRIMAEVIMPTVEGMANEDAPYSGFLYAGLMIAEDGTPNVIEYNCRFGDPETQPIMMRLQSDLVELCLAATRGELDKVTIEFDSRAAVGVVLAAQSYPADYPKGDVISGLDTNNNVLAKTFHAGTKLNEQGEVVTNGGRVLCATALGNTVTEAQQTAYELLHQISWQGVEFRTDIAYRAIEREQENS from the coding sequence ATGAAAATCTTAGTTATTGGCGGCGGTGGTCGTGAACATGCATTAGCGTGGAAAGCGGCTCAATCAAGTCAGGTTACTAAAGTGTTTGTTGCCCCAGGTAATGCGGGTACAGCTACTGAAGCAAAATTAGAGAATGTTGCTATTGATGTTAGTGACAATGCTGCCTTAGTTGCTTTTGCTCAAAGTGAAGACGTTGCCTTAACTATAGTTGGTCCAGAACAACCACTTGTTGATGGGGTTGTTGATGCTTTTCAAGCGCAAGGTTTAGCTATTTTTGGCCCAAGTGCTAAAGCGGCTCAGCTTGAAGGTTCAAAGTCATTTACTAAAGACTTCCTAGCTCGTAATAAAATTCCTTCAGGTAGTTACGCAAAATTCACTGAAGTTGAACCAGCATTGGCTTATGTTCGTGAACAAGGCGCACCAATCGTTGTTAAAGCCGACGGCTTAGCTGCTGGTAAAGGCGTTATCGTTGCACTGACATTAACTGAAGCTGAAGATGCGATTACAGATATGCTCGCAGGTAATGCCTTTGGTGATGCTGGTCATCGTGTAGTGATTGAAGAGTTTCTTGAAGGTGAAGAAGCAAGTTTCATCGTAATGGTTGACGGTAAAAATGTTTTACCAATGGCAACAAGCCAAGATCATAAACGTGCGTTAAATGGTGACTTAGGTCCTAACACGGGTGGCATGGGCGCATATTCTCCAGCACCAGTAGTAACACCTGAAATTCATGATCGTATTATGGCCGAAGTTATTATGCCAACGGTTGAAGGTATGGCTAACGAAGATGCACCTTACAGTGGTTTTTTATATGCTGGTCTAATGATTGCTGAAGACGGTACACCAAACGTTATTGAATATAACTGTCGTTTTGGTGATCCTGAAACACAACCTATCATGATGCGCTTACAATCAGACTTAGTTGAATTATGTTTAGCCGCTACACGTGGTGAGTTAGACAAAGTAACGATTGAGTTTGATAGTCGTGCTGCTGTGGGTGTTGTACTTGCAGCACAGAGTTACCCAGCGGATTACCCTAAAGGTGATGTTATTTCAGGTCTAGATACAAACAACAATGTATTAGCCAAGACCTTCCATGCAGGTACTAAGTTAAACGAGCAAGGTGAAGTAGTGACTAATGGTGGTCGTGTATTATGTGCGACAGCATTAGGTAATACCGTCACAGAGGCGCAACAGACAGCTTATGAGTTGCTACATCAAATTTCGTGGCAAGGTGTAGAGTTTAGAACTGATATTGCTTATCGCGCGATAGAACGTGAACAAGAAAACAGCTAA